GGACATATATTTTGTAAAAGTTCTGAAAATGGATGTTGCAGGAGTGGCGGCCGCTACTTTGATTTCTCAAATAACAACAACTCTTTTATCAGTTTTTATAATTTTAAAGACTTTTTCATTAAAGGAAATTTTACATAATATAAATTTAAAAGAAATTTTTGACAAAGCTGAAGTAAAAAAGGTTGGAGCGGTAAATTTGGATTTGGTATTAAGAACAGTGTGCCTTTTGGTAACAACAAATTTATTTTTGGAAAAAGCTGCACACAATGGAAAAATTATATTGGCTGCAAATTCCATATTATTTCAGGTTCAGTATCTGATGTCATACATTTTTGACGGCTTTGCCAACGCTTCAAGCGTATTTTCGGGTATAGCAGTCGGAGAGAAGGATTTTAGAAAACTAAAATGGGTAATGAGAAAGTCAATTCATCTTTGTATCATAATCTCAGCATTTTTAAGTACAGCATTTATTTTAGGTGGTGAAAAACTGCTATTATTTTACACAAAGAATACAGAAGTTATAAACACTGCAAATCAGTATAAAATGTGGATAGCTGCATTTCCAATAGTTGTAAGCTTTGGATTAGTAATTTATGGAAATTTTACAGGTGCTACAGAAACAGCATATATAAGAAATTCAATGCTGCAATCGTTAGTAATTTTTCTAATAGTGTATTTTACAGTAATACCAGCATATCAAAATCATGGATTATGGTTATCTTTCATAGTTTTTTCATTTGCAAGGTCGTTATTTTTAATGAGATATGTTAAAAAATTTTTGGAAAAATATAAATTGGAATTGAATGTAAAAACATCAATAAATAGTGGTATTTAGCTAGTTTTTACAATTATATGCTAAAGAGATTTTCATATAAGGAATTTTATTATGATTTCATTTTGAATAAATAGCTTTTTATAAGGAATTTAACAGTTTTATGTGGTATATTACTGTTGAAACAAAATTTAAAGAAAAGGAATGATGAAGATGAAATTATTGAAAAAATCAATGCTAGTATTGTCTGTAATGACATTAATTGGAGGAATGAGTTTTGCCGCAACAGCTAAGAAAAGACCTGCTGCAAGAAAGGTAGCTTCAGAATCATATACTTGCGGTTCTGAAAGAATAACAGTTTCTTATCCAGCAACAAATACTGCCAGAGTAGTTACTAAAGCAGGAAATGTTTACAACCTTAAGGTAGCAACATCAGGTAGTGGATCAAGATATGTTTCTAAAAATGGAAATGTAGAATTCTTCAAAGGCGGAAAAGATGCTATTTATAGAGGACCTAATGGTATTGAAAAATCTTGCACAAGAAGATAACAAAATTTATTCTTAATTAATTGAAAAACATAGCTGACAGATTAGAAGAAAGTCTGAAGGCTATGTTTTTTATGTTTCATACTGTTCCCCATTTAAATAACGAATTTATTACAAATTTTTCTAATCAAGGGATAAAACTTAATATTTTCAAATGATTAAAACATAATTTTTACTTTTTAAACAGATTCTAGTATAAATTAATCCGTCGGAGCATTTTTCTGTGCTGGCAAAACTGTCTGAGCATAGCGAGTTTTTTGGCAGTTCAGAAAAATGTCGTAGACTAGCCATAGGTTGTAGGATTTGCGGCAATGAGCAATCCTACGGAAATAAAAAAGAAAAAACATAGTAATATGAAAAAATATTTATTAATAAAATATCCAAAAAATAATTTAGTTGAATGATTATAAATTAATTATCAAACAACTCTATTATAAAAATTTATTCCTATTTTTAAAAGGGGTTTAGTATTAGTTTGATTTCAGGCAATATTAAAAGAAGAACTAAAGATGTGGATTTATTTCAGGATTTTCAATCTGAACTGTTACATGCTCTATTCCGTATTCATTTTTTAGAAGTTTTACCACATCATTTACAATTTCATAATCATTTACACCGTTGTACTCATCTAGTAAAATATGGAATGAAATACTTATATTTTCTTCAGAAATATTCCATAAATGGAATTCATGAATATCTTTTATTTTATCAATTGTCAGAATTTTAGCATGAATTTCGTCAATGTCTAAATCACTGGGAACAGCTTCCATTAAAATAAAAAACGCCTCTTTTGCAATTTTTAATCCGCCAGTAAAAATAACAATGCTTATAATCACACTTATTATTATATCAAAAATAACAAGGTTAGTTAATTTCAAAATAATCGCCGCAATTATGACTCCGACAGAATTTAACGTATCGCCTAAAAAATGCCACAAAGCGCTTTTTACATTAAGATTATTTTCTTTTTTCAAACTTTTCATAAGCACAAACATAAGTATTATATTAACCAAAAGTCCGATTACTGCAATTGTAAACATTGTAAAAAAATCAACATGCTCTGGATTGAAAAGCCGTTTTACAGCTTCAATAACTATTCCGACTGAAATTATCATAAGAGCCAGTCCATTTATGAATGCAGAAATTATCTCAATTCTTAAAAATCCGTAAGTAAAATTCTTGTTTGGCTTTTTGGCTGAATAAAATACTGCTACAATGCTGAATAAAAGTGCAACGACATCTGAAAACATGTGAAATGAATCTGAAATAAGCGCAAGTGAGCCGCTAAATATTCCGCCAAATAATTCAACTAAAGCAAAAAATAATGTCAGTAAAATTGAAGTTATCAAAGTTTTCTTTGATTGAGCCTGATATTTATAATGCTTTATATGATGATACTTAAAATCAATTTTTTCTTTATTCATCTTATCTTTCCTTCTTTCCTCTAAAAATATTTAATTTATTTTTATTATATAATAGGAGTTTTTTTATTTCAACAACATAATTTTATTTTATAGTAAAACTGTTTTGAAATCTTAAAATTATTTTTAATATTGTTGCAGATTGCAATTTTGTATGGTAAACTTTTGTTAGAAATAATAAATTTAAAATTGAAATGTATTCAAATTATATTTTTGCAATACCAAAGTTAAGCAATAAATTCTAAGATAAAGGAGAAATATAAAATGTCAAATATATTTGAAAAAAAAGTCAGAATAAACGAATTGACAAACTTGAGAAAAGAACTTATGCAGCAGGGGAATGTTGTGGAAGAGGTTAAAGTATTAAAGGAATTAGCAGAACTTACAGAAGATGTTTTTGGTGAGGAAAGTGATGAAAATATTAAAATTTTGAATGAAGTTGGGGGGACTCTTAAATATGTTGGGGAGTTTGACACGGCGAAAGATGCTTTGCTGAAGGCACAAGGCTTTATTGAGAAAAAATATGGCAAGGACAGTATTCCGTATGCGACTTGCAGCCTGAACCTAGCTGAAGTTTACAGGTTTATGAAAAAATATGATGAAACTGAAGATATGTACCTTAATACCATGAAAATTTATGAAAGTAATAATTTGCAGAATGACTATGTTTATGCAAGCGTATGTAATAATTTGGCTTTATTTTATCAGGAACTTGAAAGATATGAGGAAGCGATTGAATTGCAGGAAAAAAGTCTGGAAGTATTGGAAAAAGTTGGAGAAAATCCTATCCAGTATGCAATTACGCTAAGTAACCTTGTACAGCCTTATTTGAAAGTGAAAAACAAGGAAAAAGCTGAAGAATACTTGCAAAAATCACTGGAACTAATCGAAAAGGAAGCTGGAAAAGCTCATAACTTGTATGCAGCAGTCCTTAACAATATGGCGACTTTTTATTTTGCAGAAAATGAATACGAAAAAGCATTGGAATTATTTGAGGAAAGTGCTGAAATTTGTGAAAAGACGTTTGGTAAAGAAAGTAATAACTACAAAAATATTTTGGAAAATATTGAAATTGTGAAGGAAAAAATGGTTTAAATTTTTGGAATAAGGAGAAAAAATGGATTCAAATAAAATAAAAGGACTGGAACTTTCAAAAAGATATTTTGAAGAAATTTATCTTCCAGTTATAAAAAGTGAATTTCCAGAAGTTTTTGAAAAAATGGCGGCTGGACTTGCGGGAGAAGGTTCAGAATGTTTTGGGTTTGATGATGAAATTTCGCAGGATCACGATTTTGGGCCGTCCTGCTGTATTTGGCTGAGTCCAGAAGATTATGAAAAATATGGACTAAATTTGCAGAAAAGGCTTAATGAATTGCCAAAGGAGTTTTTGGGCTTTAGAGCATTAAATGCGAGCGAGTTTGGAGATGGACGGCGTGGTGTCCTTAATATGGATGACTGGTTTTTCAAGTTTTTGGGAGATGTGAAGGCACCTGAGAATTTGTATGATTGGCGGTTAATCCCAGAAGAATTGCTAGCAACGGCGGTTAATGGAGAAATTTTTATGGATAATTCAGGACAATTTACAAAGATTAGAAATGATTTGGAAAAATATTTTCCAGAAGATATACGGCTTAATAAAATTGCCACAAGATGTATGAAAATGGCACAATCTGGGCAGTATAACTATTTACGATGTATGAAAAGAAATGAAATTGTGGCAGCAAGGCTGGCGGAAACTGAGTTTATAAATGAAGCGATACATATAATTTTTTTATTGAATAAAAAATATAAACTTTTTTACAAATGGATGCCAAGAGCTTTAAAAAATTTGAAAATTTTGGGAGAAAAAACGTATTTTTTAATTGAAGAGCTAGTAAAATTACCAGTTAGTGCGGTTAATAGAAAATTTCAAATTATTGAAGAAATAAGTGCCGATGTAATTTTGGAAATGAAAAATCAAAATATTGTTCCAAGACAATTAACAAGCGACTTTTTACAGGATTATGGGCCTTTTGTGCAAAATAAAATTGAAGATGAGAAATTAAGAAACTGGAATCCTGCGATGGATTAAAATAGAAAATTTAAAAAACAATCAACAAAATTAAAGAATATTGGATTTTAAAATAGGAGAATTGAAAATGGAAAGAGAAATTAGCAAAAAAGAAAGTTTTATTAGACAAATTTTAAAAAGGGAATGGGAATTTTTTCAAAATGTGCATCATACGGAAGGAAGAGCAGAATGTCAGGATAATCCTCAGGAATTTGAGATTATGAGAAGAAGCCAATGGGAAACATTGCCTGATGAAATTCTGGAAAGTTATCTGGAAGACTTGATTTTGGCAAAACATCGTGGTGAAAACATTGTTCAGGACAAATATGCCAGAATGATGAAATACAGTTCTCCAAAAGAATACGAAATTATTAAGGAGTATTTGCCTAAAATTTCACAAGAAAAGGAAGAATTGGTACAAAAAATAGTAGAAATTTATTTGCATTGGGAAGAAGAAATAATAAAAAAATATCCAAAAGTTACTTCAAAAGGGCGTCCTTTATACTCAAAATACGACACACCAAACTATACTTCAATTGAAACTTACTTGAAGGGAGAATTATCATCATATTCAGTAAAAACATTGAAATTATATTATGAGTATATTCAGAGCTGTGTTACAAATAACATAAACTTAGCAGAAAATAATTTGGAAAATATTGTACTAGAAAAAGGATATAGCTCTATCGAGGAAGCAGAGAAAAGTTTGTAAATTTATAAGTTGGAGGGAAGATAAATGGCAAAAGTGAAGGAATTAATAGAACGTGGATTAGAATTATTTTCAAAAAATAGTGTAGGCAGACTAGAAAAGTTTTTTGAATCAGCAAAACAAGAAAATCTAGATATAAGTTCAATTGATAAAAAATATATGAAATTTAAAAGAACTAAAAAGAAAAAACGATTTACAACAATTTTTAATTATTTTACTTTCGGGTTTTCAGCAATAGGAAGAATGGCACACATGGCTTATGATGCCGAAAGAAAGGAAGAATTTAAAAATGAAAGAATGAAATTGCAAGGGGAAATAAAAGATGTGTTAGCGAATGAAAATATAGATGATAACTCTAGGGAGCTATTACAAATAATGGATTTCTATTTATATGATTAAAACTACGAATCAGGTATACTGTCAAATCAAGTGAAACAAAAAGTAAAAATTAATTTTTAAAGTTTTTATGTTAAGATTAGAGTGTAAATAAAACAAAATTTAAATGACTAAAAAACTACGAAAAAATTCCTCTTCATTGAATGGGGATTTTTTTATTTGTAAAAAATATTTGATTTTTTGAGAAAATGATGTATAATAATATTAATTAAAAATTAAATTTTGTATAAAAATAGTTTTTTAAAAGGGGGAAAAATGAGAATAAAGGGGAATAATGATGGGTTTACACTCATTGAGGTTTTGTTATACATTTCAATTATGGCGATTTTGTTTATGGTAGTTTCTGTGAATTTACAGAAACAGAGGCAGAATCAGGAGTTTGCAATTCAGAAGAGGAATATTAGCCAGTTTATTAGAAAAATTCAGCAGTATGCACAGCACAACAGGAAGGAATATGTGCTGGATTTTAAAATATCTGAAAAAACAGCTTATTTTCTGGACGAAAAAAATGGGAAAAAGGATATTGTTGATAAAATGGAGATTTCCAAAAACTTATCTTATATGACAAATAATTCTAATAAAAATGCTGATTTTAGAAGACGTACCACAAATGAAGGGAATTTTGAAAAAGGATTTTCCGTTTATTTGCTGGATAAAAAGGGAGAAAAAATTTATTACAGGATTTCTACAAACACAATAAATGCGGCAAAATATCCGATTATAAGTATTTACAGGGCTAAAAAGCCGATTAATCTTTCGGATGATTATTCAAAGGCTAATTTGTGGGAGGAGGAAATTTAGATGAAAAATGGGGGAAATTTTGAAAATAATGAGATAATTGAGGAAAGAAATAAAAAAATAGATTTTGAGAATATAAAATTTCGTAAAATCGTGAAAAAATCTAATAAAAATGAAAATATAAAAAATTCTGGAAATACAAAAGTGAGTAAAAATAATGACAATAGTCAAACTCAAGAAAACGTAAATAAATTTGAAAATAAGGAATTTGACAAATATATTTTGGAAATGCAGAAATTCAGAGAAAAAGAAGCTAGAAAAAAATATATAAAATCTGAACTTTCACGCAGGAAACAAAATTTAGTAAAATTTTTTAATATGGAAATAGGAATTGAAGAAGTAAAAAGAACTTGGCAATTTGGAATTTTAATTTTGGCAGGAATTTTTTTGTTTGTGTTTTATCTGAATTTTGTTACTTTTAAGGGGGAACTTTCTGGAGAAAAGACATTTTATGTGAAGATTGATGGAAATCGTGGAAGTGTCCTGAAAGTTAATAATAAATATTTGAAAAGTCAGGCGAGCATTGAGAATAAGAAGGGGCTTGAATACGGATTTTACCTTATGCGGTACAAAATTAAAAAAGCTGTAAATAAAAATGGCAATATTAAGATTGAAGGGAAACTGCTGGGATATAAAGAATCACGATTAAATGGAGTCCGTAAATATATTTTGGAGATTTTTGATAATTTGTTTATAACTGAAGAAAATTTGTATGCTTTTTCACGCGCTGCAGTTTTGGGAGAAAAGGCGGAGGTTTCTAAGGATATGAAGGATAAGTTTAAATATACAGGACTGGCTCATTTGATTGTAATTTCTGGGACTCATATAAGTCTGGTTGTGATTGGGATTGTGAAAATTTTGGATGGGCTGTCGCTAGGGTACAGGTTTAAGTATTTAATGGCACTTGCGGCACTTACTTTTTACTGTGCATTAATTGGATTCTCGCCAGGAATTTTGCGTGCCTATATTATGGGAGCAATGATGATTTTGGCAAGGATTTTATTTGAGCAGGAAGATAGTAAAAAATCTTTGTTAATATCGTTTATTGTTATAATTGTGCTAAATCCATATTCACTTTTTGATATTTCGATGCAGCTTTCATATGCAGCTGTTATAGCAATAATTTTTGTCAATCCTGAATTTAAGAAATTTTATGAAAAAAAGATTTTGGATAAAATAAAAAACGAAGTATTGAAAAATACTGTAGATTTGATATTTTTAAGTTTAACAATACAAATTACGAGCATTCCTTTATTTTTGTATTATTTTGAAAAACTGCCATTATTTTCATTTTTACTAAACATTGTGGGAATACCGATTGGAACAGTTGTTATACAATGTTTATTTTTTGCAGTGCTTTTAAATATTTTTAAATTGTCTTTATTTAACAGTCTGATTGTTTTTGTTACAGAAATTATTTTTAAAGCTTTTGAAGGATTTATTTACGCTGGGAGCAAAATTCCGCTTTTACAGATTAGTATCAATGGAAAAGTACCGTTATGGACGATTTTTGCATATTATGGAATGTTATTTTTTATAATATTTTTTGTAATGCCCTTGTTTACTGCAAAAATTGATATATACTCAAGTTCTTTTAATACTGAAACAATAAAATAATTATAGAAATAGATTTAAGAATGTTATTAGCAGTATAAATGAAAATTATGATAATAAACATATTTTATAAGTTCCTGTTTCGTGGTATAATGATATGATAAAAAAATAATAAAATTTGAAAGGAAGATAGAATATGAGTTTACCAAATTGTCCAAAATGCGGATCAGTATATGTTTATGAGGATGGAAATATGCTAGTTTGTCCAGAATGCTTTTATGAATGGACTGAAAATGGGGAAGAAAGCAGTGATGAAAACGTTGTAAAAGATTCAAACGGAAATATTTTACAGGATGGAGACAGCGTTACAATTATTAAGGATTTGAAAGTAAAAGGTGCATCGTCAGACTTGAAGAGAGGAACAAAAGTTAAAAATATAAGATTAATTGATGATGGGATTCATAACATTGAGTGTAAAATAGACGGTTTTGGTGCAATGAAACTGAAATCGGAATTTGTTAAAAAAATATAAAAAATAGAATTGGAGAAAGAATGAAATCAGGATTTATAACAATTGTTGGGCGTCCAAATGTTGGGAAGTCCACGCTTATGAATAAGCTTGTGAAAGAAAAAGTTGCGATTGTGTCGGATAAGGCTGGAACGACTAGGGATCAGATAAAAGGGATTGTAAATATTGGAGAAAATCAGTTTATATTTGTTGATACGCCAGGGATTCATAAACCTAAACATTTTCTTGGGGAACACATGACAAATGTGGCGTTAGAGGCACTTGAAAATGTGGATTTGATAATGTTTATGCTGGATGGGACACAGGAAATTTCAACTGGGGATATGTTTGTTAATGAAAATGTGCGAAGTGTAAAGACACCAATTGTACTTGTTATTAACAAAATTGATAAAATGTCGGATGAGGAAATTGAGGAAAAGAAAAAGGAAATTCGTGAAAAATTGGGAGAATTTGATGAGATAATAACTCTTACGGCGGAATATGCGATTGGAATTCATAAAATATTTGAAGTTGCCGAGAAATATTTGTCAAATGATGTATGGTTTTATCCAGAAGATTACTATACAGATTTACCAGTAAATAAAATTGTTGTGGAAACAGTCAGAGAAAAAATTTTACATCATACAAAAGATGAAATTCCGCATAGTGTAGCTGTGGAGATTATTAATGTGGAAACAAAGACTACAATTAGAAAATATGATATAAATATTTATGTTGAAAGAGATAGCCAGAAAGGTATTGTTATTGGGAAAGATGGGGCTATGCTAAAAAAAATTGGGATAGAGGCTAGACGTGAAATTGAGCATTTAATTGATTTGAAGGTTAATTTGAAATTGTGGGTAAAAGTTAAGAAGAAATGGAGAAAGAATAAGAAATTTCTTGATGAAATGGGTTATAAAATAAAATAACGGTTATTTTAGATTCTATTTGATTAATAACAATTTCTTTTAATTTTTATAAAAATTTTGCTTGGAAATACATATTTATGGGAGAAAGTAAAAATATGAGTTTAGATTTTGGCAATTAAGTTTAATATTTTAATAATAAAAGAGAATTTTGAAAAAAAGAAAGAGGAAAATAGAGATGGATTTTAAAATACATTCAAAATTTAAGCCTACTGGAGATCAGCCTCAGGCTATTAAAAAGATTGTGGAAAACTTGGAAGATGGTATTACAGATCAGATTTTGCTTGGGGTTACGGGATCAGGAAAGACATTTACAGTTGCGAATGTTATTGAGAAAATAAATCGTCCAGCTTTGATAATGGCACCGAACAAAACGCTTGCAGCACAGCTTTATAATGAATATAAGCAGTTTTTTCCTGAAAATGCTGTTGAATATTTTGTATCTTATTACGATTATTACCAGCCTGAAGCATATATTATGCAGACTGACACGTATATCGAAAAGGACTCTTCAATTAATGATGAAATCGATAAATTACGGCACGCGGCGACAGCGGCACTTTTGAATAGAAGAGATGTTATTATTGTGGCTTCGGTTTCGGCAATTTATGGATTGGGGTCGCCAGAGGCTTATAAAAAGAGATCGATTCCGATTGATGTGGAAACTGGGTTTGAGAGAAATGAGCTTATAAAAAGGCTGATTTCACTTAGATACGAGAGAAATGACATTGCATTTGAGCGTGGAAAATTCCGTGTGAAAGGGGATATTCTTGATTTGCATCCATCTTATCAGGATACAGGATACCGTTTTGAATTTTTTGGAGATGATTTGGAAAGCATTTCAGAGATTAATACGCTTACTGGACAGAAAATTAGAAATATAAAAAGAATCACAATAATGCCTGCGACTCACTATTTGACAAATGAAGATACAAAAGTGATGTTTGAGGCAATAAAAAAGGAAATGGAAGAAAGAGTGCATTTTTTCCAGAAAGAGGGAAAACTGCTGGAAGCACAGAGAATTGAGCAAAGAACAAAATATGATTTGGAAATGATTGAGGAAATTGGGTATTGTAAAGGTGTGGAAAACTATTCTAGATATTTGACAGGAAAGAGTGAAGGGGAAGCGCCTGATACGTTAATTGACTATTTTCCAGAGGATTTGGTTGTATTTCTGGATGAGTCGCACATTTCAGTTCCACAGATAAATGGAATGTATAAGGGAGATAGAGCAAGAAAGCAGTCTTTAATTGACAATGGATTTAGGCTTCCAAGTGCTTATGATAACCGTCCGTTAAAATTTGAGGAATTTTTTGGAAAAATCCCGCAAGTTGTGTATATTTCAGCCACTCCAAGCGATTATGAGCTGGAACATTCAAATGGTGAAGTTGTAGAGCAGCTTGTCCGTCCAACAGGAATTGTAGAGCCAAGTATCGACATTCGTGAAACAAAAAATCAAATTGATGACTTGATGGATGAAATAAAAACAAGAACAGCAAGAAAAGAACGGATTTTAGTTACAACCTTGACAAAAAAAATGGCAGAAGAACTGACAGATTACTATTTGGAATATGGAATAAAAGTAAAATATATGCACTCTGACATTGATACGCTAGAAAGAACAGAAATAATAAGAGGTTTGAGAAAAGGTGAATTTGATGTTCTGGTTGGAATAAACTTGCTGCGGGAAGGGCTGGATATTCCAGAAGTTTCATTAGTGGCAATTTTGGAAGCAGACAAGGAAGGGTATTTACGTTCGAGAAGATCTTTAATTCAGACAATGGGACGTGCCGCAAGAAACGTGGAAGGACATGTTATCCTGTATGCTGACAGAATAACAGGCTCCATGCAGGAAGCCATTGATGAGGTAAACAGACGGCGTGAAGTTCAGGAAAAATACAACTTGGAAAACAATATTAATCCAAAATCAATCGTAAGAGAAATTGCAGAGTCAATCGTAGACTATGAAATTGAAAAAGAAAATGAAGCGAACAAAGCAATCAAGCAGTATAAGAGCGAAAAAGACGTGGAAAAGGAAATTAAGAAACTTGATAAGCAAATTAAAAAACTGGCTGAAGAGCTTAATTTTGAGGAAGCTATTAAATTGAGGGATAAAATGAATGAATTGAAAAAGTTGTTAATTGAACTGTAAATTATAAAAAATTAATTAAAAAAATGATTGACAATTGAAAAATTCTATACTATAATATGCATAGAAAATAACTTGGTCAGATGTAATTTTATTACAGGACTATCTAATCCACTATGCGTAGTGGATTTTTTTGTGGAGGGGAAATGGGAGACATTGTGTATGATAAACCTTTTAAAACTTATAAAGAGCAAATAGAAATATTAAAAAATAAATATAAACTAAATATAAAAAATGAAAATTTTGCTTTAGAACTTTTAAGTACGATTTCATATTATGATTTGATTAATGGTTCTAAAGAATCTTTTTTTGAGAAAGATTCTGAAATATTTGAAGAAAACACAGATATTATAGATTTGTTTCTTTTCAAAATATTAGATAAAAATATTCAAAATACATTGTTTAAGTATAGTGTCTATGTAGAAAATATATTTAAAACAAAAATGGCATATCTTATATCAAGGAAATACGGAATTTCAATTGAACAGTATTTAAATGAAAAAAACTACTATTTGCCTATTAATTTTCAAAGAAGAGAAAAAAGAAATCAAACCTTAGAAGCAATTTTGGCAGTAGCAACAGATAATAAGTATAAAAATGATCCTACAGAATATTATAAAAAATATCATAATCATATTCCAGCTTGGATATTATTTAAAAATGTTAATTTTACAGACATTATTGATTTATATTCCTTTTTAAAATTAGAAGATAAACTGGAGATAGCAAAAGAATATTGTAATAATGCGAGTCAACTCAAAGATGAAGAATTAGTAGAACTATTAAAAAATTCAATTACTATCGTAAGAAAGTTTAGAAATAGAATTGCCCATAATTTAAAAGTAATAACCTATAGAGCTAAAGGTAACAATTTGAAATTGAAGAATATTAAAAATTTTCTTCCAAATCAATTTATAGGAAAAAATGATTATAAAAATAAAATAGGAATTAATGACTTGTTTTCTATGATTTCCTCAATAACTTTTTTGTTAAAAAATGAGACATTGATATTTCAGATGTTTAGTGAATTAAAGGCTGATTTTAATTTAATATCCTTACAGAAAATGGTAAAAAAATATAAAAAAGTAACAAATTTTCCTCAAAATATTGAAAAAAGATTTGATATAATTTTA
This is a stretch of genomic DNA from Leptotrichia hofstadii. It encodes these proteins:
- the era gene encoding GTPase Era; translated protein: MKSGFITIVGRPNVGKSTLMNKLVKEKVAIVSDKAGTTRDQIKGIVNIGENQFIFVDTPGIHKPKHFLGEHMTNVALEALENVDLIMFMLDGTQEISTGDMFVNENVRSVKTPIVLVINKIDKMSDEEIEEKKKEIREKLGEFDEIITLTAEYAIGIHKIFEVAEKYLSNDVWFYPEDYYTDLPVNKIVVETVREKILHHTKDEIPHSVAVEIINVETKTTIRKYDINIYVERDSQKGIVIGKDGAMLKKIGIEARREIEHLIDLKVNLKLWVKVKKKWRKNKKFLDEMGYKIK
- the uvrB gene encoding excinuclease ABC subunit UvrB, giving the protein MDFKIHSKFKPTGDQPQAIKKIVENLEDGITDQILLGVTGSGKTFTVANVIEKINRPALIMAPNKTLAAQLYNEYKQFFPENAVEYFVSYYDYYQPEAYIMQTDTYIEKDSSINDEIDKLRHAATAALLNRRDVIIVASVSAIYGLGSPEAYKKRSIPIDVETGFERNELIKRLISLRYERNDIAFERGKFRVKGDILDLHPSYQDTGYRFEFFGDDLESISEINTLTGQKIRNIKRITIMPATHYLTNEDTKVMFEAIKKEMEERVHFFQKEGKLLEAQRIEQRTKYDLEMIEEIGYCKGVENYSRYLTGKSEGEAPDTLIDYFPEDLVVFLDESHISVPQINGMYKGDRARKQSLIDNGFRLPSAYDNRPLKFEEFFGKIPQVVYISATPSDYELEHSNGEVVEQLVRPTGIVEPSIDIRETKNQIDDLMDEIKTRTARKERILVTTLTKKMAEELTDYYLEYGIKVKYMHSDIDTLERTEIIRGLRKGEFDVLVGINLLREGLDIPEVSLVAILEADKEGYLRSRRSLIQTMGRAARNVEGHVILYADRITGSMQEAIDEVNRRREVQEKYNLENNINPKSIVREIAESIVDYEIEKENEANKAIKQYKSEKDVEKEIKKLDKQIKKLAEELNFEEAIKLRDKMNELKKLLIEL
- a CDS encoding Abi family protein, whose translation is MGDIVYDKPFKTYKEQIEILKNKYKLNIKNENFALELLSTISYYDLINGSKESFFEKDSEIFEENTDIIDLFLFKILDKNIQNTLFKYSVYVENIFKTKMAYLISRKYGISIEQYLNEKNYYLPINFQRREKRNQTLEAILAVATDNKYKNDPTEYYKKYHNHIPAWILFKNVNFTDIIDLYSFLKLEDKLEIAKEYCNNASQLKDEELVELLKNSITIVRKFRNRIAHNLKVITYRAKGNNLKLKNIKNFLPNQFIGKNDYKNKIGINDLFSMISSITFLLKNETLIFQMFSELKADFNLISLQKMVKKYKKVTNFPQNIEKRFDIILGKEK